In the genome of Dromiciops gliroides isolate mDroGli1 chromosome 1, mDroGli1.pri, whole genome shotgun sequence, the window aggtactatgctaggcactttataaatatctcatttgatcctcacaacaatcttgggaggtaggtgttgtcATTAGCTCCATTtcacaactgaagaaactgaggcagagtcaaaagttaagtgacttgtctgcataggctcttttttttagttgagttaagctttttatttaatatttcaaaaatatttagtcAAACAGACCAAAGCCCATATCATCAGactcctctgattcttctctttttgcttcctctttcttctcctcagcTGGGGCAGCTGTGCTAGCAGGAGCAGCACCTCCAGCAGGGGCAGCACCACCAGCTGCTGGGGCAGGTCCACCAACTCCTACATTGCAGATGAGACTTGCAATGTTTACATTGTTCAGGGCCTTTGCAAATAATCCAGGATAGTACAGTTCAATATTTACACCTGCTGCTTTAATGAGGGCGTTAATTTTATCCTCCATGACCGTAACCCCATTGTTGTGAAGGATGAGGGCAGAGTAGATGTAATCGAGCTCAGAGATGGCCATTTCGGGAGATGGATGAGGAGAGACTTGTTTGTAGTGGTGCTGGTCAAGGGCTGAAGGGAGGATTCACCCCAACGTGCCCTTAGCTTCCGAAGAAACAAACACCTTACAGACAACTGAAGAGAAAGCCACATAGGCTCTTAAAAGGAGGCAAGAGTTACCATCTTAGGCCCAGCCCAAGAGCAGGACCTATGTGGTGGAGCAACCAGGTAAATTCCAGAATGACAATGGACATTTTACTGATGCAGGTCTGGGAAAGTGCAAGGCAAGATTCCTTGGCATCAGCTAAATGAGCTAATGGACTCTGAGCTTGGGAACACTTGAATTTCAGCTCTCTTAAGGAAAGAGCAAAGGGTTGTTCCAAGACAATAATGAAGATCCAAaaggaagaagaacaaaaaagtcaacagagCAAGCAATGATGAAATCAGAGTTGATCAAAGTGGTAAAGCAGATGAcaaagagaatcaaagaaaaacattAGCAGTGATATCAAAGAGACCAACGTAATTTCCTTCAATCAGTTTCTCAAGTGATCTAACACATCTTCTAGAAAAATTGATGAACACATAATACTCTTAATATTAATACAATAATAGCTAAAGTTACCAATCCATCATGGCTAACATTCTCATAATATGGC includes:
- the LOC122736690 gene encoding 60S acidic ribosomal protein P1-like, with product MAISELDYIYSALILHNNGVTVMEDKINALIKAAGVNIELYYPGLFAKALNNVNIASLICNVGVGGPAPAAGGAAPAGAEEKKEEAKREESEESDDMGFGLFD